The Blattabacterium sp. DPU genome includes a window with the following:
- the rpoB gene encoding DNA-directed RNA polymerase subunit beta has product MVNIEKKRITFASVAKQVEYPDFLGIQIKSFKEFFQLDAKPEDKKNEGLFKAFTENFPISDARNSFVLEFKGYSIDSPRYSIEECIERGLTYSVPLKAKLKLYCTDPEHEDFETVYQDVYLGTCPYMTPSGSFIFNGSERVIVSQLHRSPGVFFGQSHHANGTKLYSARIIPFKGSWIEFATDINNVMYAYIDRKKKLPMTTLLRAIGYERDKDILEIFDLAEEIKIENNEKNILNKTLAARVLKIWHEDFVDEDTGEVLSVEKNEILIDRNVFLKEEHIDILIHHEIKTILVHKEGERKKDYSIIYNTLHKDPTNSEKEAVEYIYRQLRNTEPPDEETARGVIDKLFFSDARYSLGPVGRYRLNKRLGLNIDPDYLVLTKKDIIAIVEHLNALFNSKREVDDIDHLSNRRVRTVGEQLYTQFSIGLARMARTIRERMNVRDNEVFMPVDLINAKTLSSVINTFFGTNQLSQFMDQTNPLSEITHKRRLSALGPGGLSRERAGFEVRDVNYSHYGRLCPIETPEGPNIGLISSLSVFAKINNMGFVETPYRIVYNGKVDLKSKVKYLSAEEEEGKIIAQANAIDEYGNFLYDRIIVREDGDFPIVNPNQVNYIDVAPNQIASISASLIPFLEHDDANRALMGSNMMRQAVPLLKPETPIVGTGLEEQVARDSRILINAKKNGLVEYVDANKIIIRYDKTDKENLVNFDFQVQVYDLIKFRKTNQNTCINLKPIVRKGTRVIQGQILCEGYATENGELSLGRNLKAAFIPCNGYNFEDAVLISEKVVSEDWFTSIHIDEYSLDVRDTKLGMEELTNDIPNVSEEATKNLDENGIIRVGAEVKPGDILIGKITPKGESDPTPEEKLLRAIFGDKAGNVKDASLRAEPSLFGVVIDTKLFTRSIKDKVSRAQDKIKITHLEKEYEKKFSNLKNLLIKKLQSILDGKLCLNSVFNEKKQEIIKKGTKFTIKILSSIHDYIDIHYSDWTDNIEINNLISEILHNYKIAVSDLNGTFKHQKFSITVGDELPSGIIKMAKVYIAKKRKLKVGDKMAGRHGNKGVVARILREEDMPFLEDGSPVDIVLNPLGVPSRMNIGQIYETVLGWAGKKLNVKFSTPIFDGATIEEISKYTDKAQIPRFGTTYLFDGGTGERFDQPATVGVIYMLKLGHMVDDKMHARSIGPYSLITQQPLGGKAQFGGQRFGEMEVWALEAFGASNILREILTVKSDDVPGRAKTYESIVKGETMPEPNNPESFNVLCYELKGLGLDIRLEE; this is encoded by the coding sequence TTGGTGAATATAGAAAAAAAAAGAATCACTTTTGCTTCAGTAGCAAAACAAGTAGAATATCCAGATTTTTTGGGTATTCAAATCAAATCATTTAAAGAGTTTTTTCAATTAGATGCAAAACCAGAAGATAAAAAAAATGAGGGGTTATTCAAAGCTTTTACAGAAAATTTTCCAATTTCTGATGCTAGAAATTCTTTTGTTTTAGAATTTAAAGGGTATTCGATAGATTCTCCTAGATATTCAATAGAAGAATGTATAGAAAGAGGTTTAACTTATAGTGTTCCTTTAAAAGCTAAATTAAAATTGTATTGTACTGATCCTGAACACGAAGATTTTGAAACAGTGTATCAAGATGTTTATTTAGGAACATGTCCTTATATGACTCCATCTGGTTCATTTATTTTTAATGGATCGGAAAGAGTAATTGTATCTCAATTACATCGTTCTCCTGGTGTTTTTTTCGGTCAATCCCATCATGCTAATGGAACAAAACTTTATTCTGCTAGAATTATTCCATTTAAAGGATCATGGATAGAATTTGCTACAGATATTAATAATGTTATGTATGCATATATTGATAGAAAGAAAAAATTGCCTATGACAACTTTATTACGTGCCATAGGATATGAAAGAGATAAAGATATATTGGAAATATTTGATTTAGCTGAAGAAATAAAAATAGAAAATAATGAAAAAAATATTTTAAATAAAACTCTAGCAGCTAGAGTTTTAAAAATTTGGCATGAAGATTTTGTTGACGAAGATACAGGTGAAGTTTTGTCTGTAGAAAAAAATGAAATTCTTATAGATAGAAATGTTTTTTTAAAAGAAGAACATATTGATATTTTAATTCATCATGAAATAAAAACTATTTTAGTGCATAAAGAAGGAGAAAGAAAGAAAGATTATTCTATTATTTATAATACTTTACATAAGGATCCCACTAATTCTGAAAAAGAAGCTGTAGAATATATTTATAGACAACTTAGAAATACTGAACCTCCAGATGAAGAAACTGCTAGAGGAGTTATAGATAAACTTTTTTTTTCCGATGCTAGATATAGTTTAGGACCTGTAGGTAGATATCGGTTAAATAAACGTCTAGGTCTAAATATAGATCCTGATTATCTAGTTTTAACTAAAAAAGATATTATTGCAATAGTAGAACATTTAAATGCTTTGTTTAATTCTAAAAGAGAAGTAGATGATATTGATCATTTATCTAATAGAAGAGTAAGAACAGTAGGAGAACAATTGTATACTCAATTTAGTATTGGTTTAGCTAGAATGGCTAGAACCATAAGAGAAAGAATGAATGTTCGTGATAATGAAGTTTTTATGCCAGTAGATCTGATTAATGCTAAAACTTTATCATCCGTAATAAATACTTTTTTTGGAACAAACCAGTTATCTCAATTTATGGATCAAACAAATCCTTTATCTGAAATTACTCATAAAAGAAGACTTTCAGCATTAGGTCCTGGTGGATTATCCAGAGAAAGAGCAGGTTTTGAGGTAAGAGATGTTAATTATTCTCATTATGGAAGATTATGTCCTATAGAAACTCCAGAAGGACCAAATATAGGTTTAATATCTTCTCTATCTGTATTTGCGAAAATTAATAATATGGGATTTGTTGAAACTCCTTATAGAATTGTATATAATGGAAAAGTAGATTTAAAATCTAAAGTAAAATATTTAAGTGCAGAAGAGGAAGAAGGTAAAATTATAGCACAAGCTAATGCTATTGATGAATATGGAAATTTTTTATATGATAGAATTATAGTTCGTGAAGATGGAGATTTTCCTATAGTTAATCCCAATCAAGTAAATTATATAGATGTAGCTCCAAATCAAATTGCTTCTATATCTGCTTCTCTAATTCCTTTTTTAGAACATGATGATGCAAATAGAGCTTTGATGGGATCTAATATGATGCGCCAAGCCGTTCCTTTATTAAAACCTGAAACACCTATTGTAGGAACTGGTTTAGAAGAACAAGTCGCAAGAGATTCACGTATATTAATTAATGCAAAAAAAAATGGATTAGTGGAATATGTTGATGCCAATAAAATTATTATTCGTTATGATAAAACAGATAAAGAAAATTTAGTAAATTTTGATTTTCAAGTTCAAGTATATGATTTGATAAAATTTAGAAAAACAAATCAAAATACATGTATAAATTTAAAGCCTATTGTAAGAAAAGGAACGAGAGTAATTCAGGGACAAATTTTATGTGAAGGTTATGCTACAGAAAATGGCGAATTATCTTTAGGAAGGAATTTAAAAGCCGCTTTTATTCCATGTAATGGATATAACTTCGAAGATGCTGTTTTAATTTCAGAAAAAGTGGTAAGTGAAGATTGGTTTACTTCTATACATATAGATGAATACTCTTTAGATGTTCGTGATACAAAATTAGGAATGGAAGAATTAACTAATGATATACCTAATGTTAGTGAAGAAGCAACCAAAAATTTAGATGAAAATGGAATAATAAGAGTAGGAGCAGAAGTTAAACCTGGAGATATTCTTATTGGAAAAATAACTCCAAAAGGAGAATCTGATCCTACTCCAGAAGAAAAATTATTAAGAGCTATTTTTGGAGATAAAGCTGGAAATGTAAAGGATGCTTCTCTAAGAGCAGAACCGTCATTATTTGGAGTTGTTATAGATACAAAACTTTTCACTAGAAGTATAAAAGATAAAGTATCTAGAGCTCAGGATAAAATAAAGATAACACATCTAGAAAAAGAATATGAAAAAAAATTTTCAAATTTAAAAAACTTATTAATTAAAAAATTGCAATCTATTTTAGATGGAAAGTTATGTCTCAATTCTGTTTTCAATGAAAAAAAACAGGAAATAATAAAAAAAGGAACAAAATTTACAATAAAAATACTGAGTAGTATACATGATTATATAGATATTCATTATAGTGATTGGACTGATAATATTGAAATTAATAATTTAATATCAGAAATTTTACATAATTATAAAATCGCAGTGAGTGATTTAAATGGAACTTTTAAACATCAAAAATTCTCTATTACTGTTGGGGATGAATTACCTTCAGGAATAATCAAAATGGCAAAAGTATATATTGCGAAAAAAAGAAAACTAAAAGTAGGAGATAAAATGGCAGGAAGACATGGAAATAAAGGTGTAGTAGCTAGAATATTGAGAGAAGAAGATATGCCTTTTTTAGAAGATGGAAGTCCTGTCGATATTGTTTTAAATCCTTTAGGCGTTCCCTCTAGAATGAATATAGGACAAATATATGAGACGGTATTGGGTTGGGCTGGAAAAAAATTAAATGTTAAATTTTCAACACCTATATTTGATGGAGCAACAATAGAAGAAATTAGTAAATATACAGACAAAGCTCAAATTCCTCGTTTTGGTACTACCTATTTGTTTGATGGAGGAACAGGAGAAAGGTTTGATCAACCTGCCACTGTAGGAGTGATATATATGTTGAAATTAGGTCATATGGTAGATGATAAAATGCATGCACGTTCAATAGGTCCTTATTCTTTAATTACTCAACAACCTTTAGGAGGTAAAGCTCAATTTGGAGGACAACGTTTTGGTGAAATGGAAGTTTGGGCTTTAGAAGCTTTTGGTGCTTCTAATATTTTACGTGAAATTTTAACTGTTAAATCAGATGATGTTCCTGGAAGAGCTAAAACTTATGAATCTATAGTAAAAGGAGAAACCATGCCTGAACCTAATAATCCAGAATCTTTTAATGTTCTTTGTTATGAATTAAAAGGATTAGGATTAGATATACGTTTAGAAGAATAG
- the rpoC gene encoding DNA-directed RNA polymerase subunit beta', translated as MNRKRNNKFNKIIIRLASPEVILKESHGEVLKPETINYRTHKPERDGLFCERIFGPVKDYECACGKYKRIRYKGIICDRCGVEVTEKKVRRERMGHISLVVPIVHIWCFRSSPNKIGYLLGLSSKKLEMIIYYERYVVIQGGLGLRSDGSIFNKGDFLTEEEYLQVLNKLPKGNQQLEDSDPNKFIAKMGAECIEDLLNRVDLDLLSMELRNQANNETSKQRRTEALKRLQIVESFREGKKNGGNPSWMIIHVLAVIPPELRPLVPLDGGRYAASDMTDLYRRVLIRNNRLKRLIEIKAPEVILRNEKRMLQEAVDSLFDNSRKVSAVKSEGNRPLKSLSDALKGKQGRFRQNLLGKRVDYSARSVIVVGPHLKLHECGLPKDMAAELYKPFIIRKLIERGIVKTVKSSKKIIDKRDPMIWDILENVLKGHPVLLNRAPTLHRLGIQAFQPKLIEGKAIQLHPLVCAAFNADFDGDQMAVHLPLSHGAILEAQLLMLASQNILNPANGSPITVPSQDMVLGLYYMTKPLVSDSERKVKGEGLIFYSPEEVEIAYNQNVVDLHALIKVKVFIREEEKFISKIIETTVGRVLFNQVVPKKVGFINESLTKKSLREIIGKILHITDVPTTANFLDDIKELGFYNAFKGGLSFGLGDIIIPDNKKKMVFHAIKQVDNVKMNYNMGLITNNERYNQVIDIWTNTNAMLTEKVMKYMREDRNGFNPVYMMLDSGARGSKEQIRQLSGMRGLMAKPQKAGSSGGEIIENPILSNFREGLSILEYFISTHGARKGLADTALKTADAGYLTRRLVDAAQDVIIKIDDCKTLRGLEISALKKNEEVVETLFDRILGRISLNDIYKKNELIISSGEMINEKIAEIIDKSGIEIVEVRSPLTCEAKMGICSKCYGRNLSTGKIAQKGEAVGVLAAQSIGEPGTQLTLRTFHVGGTAGNITESSQIKAKYEGIIEFEDLKLVETKQNSNQIGIVVSRTTEMKLFNLKKSSVLMANNIPYGACLYVKHGAQLKIGDTICKWDLYNAVIVAEFSGTISYQHLEKGVTYQVEIDEQTGFQEKVITEVRNKNLIPTLKILNEKNEELKVYNLPVGAHLMVENEEKIDIGKILVKVPRKTAKSGDITGGLPRLSELFEARNPSNPAVVSEMDGIVSHGKIKRGNREIIVESKTGEIRKYLVKLSNQILVQENDYVKAGMPLSDGAITPNDILNIRGPRAVQEYLVKEIQEVYRLQGVKINDKHFEVIVLQMMRKVEVIDVGDSKFLEGNIEYKDDFIEENDRISQMRVVEDSGDSETFKNGDIISYRDLINENTVIKYKNKKLIKTRNAIPATARPILQGITRAALQTKSFISAASFQETTKVLSEAAISSKIDHLHGLKENVIVGHKIPAGTGLREYESIFTDISQ; from the coding sequence ATGAATAGAAAAAGAAACAATAAATTTAATAAAATAATTATTCGATTAGCTTCTCCAGAAGTTATATTGAAAGAATCACATGGAGAAGTATTAAAACCGGAAACAATTAATTACCGTACTCATAAACCAGAAAGAGATGGTCTTTTTTGTGAACGAATTTTTGGTCCAGTAAAAGATTATGAATGTGCTTGTGGAAAATATAAAAGAATTCGTTATAAAGGGATTATTTGTGATCGATGTGGAGTTGAAGTTACCGAAAAAAAAGTAAGAAGAGAACGTATGGGACATATAAGTCTTGTAGTTCCTATTGTTCATATTTGGTGTTTTCGATCATCTCCTAATAAAATTGGATATTTATTAGGCTTATCTTCTAAAAAACTTGAAATGATTATTTATTATGAACGATATGTTGTGATTCAAGGAGGATTAGGTTTACGTTCGGATGGATCTATTTTTAATAAAGGAGATTTTCTTACTGAAGAAGAATATTTACAAGTTTTAAACAAACTCCCAAAAGGAAATCAACAATTAGAAGATTCCGATCCCAATAAATTTATTGCTAAAATGGGAGCAGAATGTATAGAAGATCTTTTAAATAGAGTAGATTTGGATCTTTTATCAATGGAATTAAGAAATCAAGCTAATAATGAAACTTCTAAACAAAGACGTACAGAAGCATTAAAACGTTTACAGATTGTTGAATCTTTTAGAGAAGGAAAAAAAAATGGAGGAAATCCATCTTGGATGATTATTCATGTATTAGCAGTGATTCCTCCTGAATTACGTCCTTTAGTTCCTTTAGATGGAGGAAGATATGCTGCTTCTGATATGACTGATTTATATCGTCGTGTACTTATAAGAAATAATCGTTTGAAAAGACTTATAGAAATCAAAGCTCCTGAAGTCATTTTACGAAATGAAAAAAGAATGCTTCAAGAAGCTGTTGATTCTCTTTTTGATAATTCAAGAAAAGTTTCTGCTGTAAAATCAGAAGGAAATCGTCCTTTAAAATCTTTATCTGATGCATTAAAAGGGAAACAAGGTCGTTTTAGACAGAATCTTCTTGGAAAAAGAGTAGATTATTCAGCGCGATCTGTTATTGTAGTAGGCCCCCATTTGAAATTACATGAGTGCGGATTGCCTAAAGATATGGCCGCAGAACTTTATAAACCTTTTATTATCAGAAAGTTAATTGAAAGAGGAATAGTAAAAACAGTAAAGTCTTCCAAAAAAATTATTGATAAAAGAGATCCCATGATATGGGATATTTTAGAAAATGTTTTAAAAGGACATCCTGTTTTATTGAATCGAGCTCCTACATTACATAGATTAGGAATTCAAGCTTTTCAACCTAAATTGATAGAAGGAAAAGCTATTCAATTACATCCTTTAGTTTGTGCTGCTTTCAATGCAGATTTTGATGGAGATCAAATGGCTGTTCATTTACCTTTATCTCATGGAGCCATATTAGAAGCTCAACTTCTGATGTTAGCTTCTCAAAATATATTAAATCCTGCAAATGGGTCTCCTATTACAGTCCCTTCTCAAGATATGGTATTAGGACTATATTATATGACTAAACCTTTAGTATCAGATTCTGAAAGAAAAGTGAAGGGAGAAGGACTTATTTTTTATTCTCCAGAAGAAGTTGAAATAGCATATAATCAAAATGTAGTAGATTTACATGCTTTGATTAAAGTTAAAGTTTTTATCCGTGAAGAAGAAAAATTTATATCCAAAATAATAGAAACAACTGTAGGAAGAGTTTTATTTAATCAAGTAGTACCCAAAAAAGTAGGATTCATTAATGAATCTCTTACAAAAAAGTCTTTGAGAGAAATTATAGGTAAAATATTACATATTACAGATGTTCCTACTACTGCTAACTTTTTAGATGATATTAAAGAATTAGGTTTCTATAATGCATTTAAAGGGGGATTATCTTTTGGGTTGGGAGACATTATTATTCCTGACAATAAAAAAAAGATGGTTTTTCATGCTATTAAACAAGTAGATAATGTAAAAATGAATTATAATATGGGATTGATCACGAATAATGAACGATATAACCAAGTAATTGATATATGGACAAATACTAATGCTATGCTTACTGAAAAAGTAATGAAATATATGCGTGAAGATAGAAATGGATTTAATCCCGTATATATGATGTTAGATTCTGGAGCAAGAGGTTCTAAAGAACAAATACGTCAACTTTCAGGAATGCGTGGTTTAATGGCTAAACCTCAAAAAGCAGGATCTTCTGGAGGAGAAATTATTGAAAATCCTATTTTATCTAATTTTAGAGAAGGTCTTTCTATTTTAGAATATTTTATATCTACTCATGGAGCTAGAAAAGGATTAGCTGATACTGCATTAAAAACTGCAGATGCGGGATATCTCACAAGACGTTTAGTTGATGCAGCTCAAGATGTTATCATTAAAATAGATGATTGTAAAACTTTACGAGGATTAGAAATTTCTGCATTAAAAAAAAATGAAGAGGTTGTAGAAACTTTATTTGATAGAATTTTAGGGCGTATATCTTTAAATGATATTTATAAAAAAAATGAATTGATAATTTCTTCAGGAGAGATGATTAATGAAAAAATTGCAGAAATAATTGATAAATCTGGAATTGAAATAGTAGAAGTTAGATCTCCTTTGACTTGTGAAGCAAAAATGGGAATTTGTTCTAAATGTTATGGTCGTAATTTATCTACAGGAAAAATAGCTCAAAAAGGAGAAGCAGTTGGAGTTCTTGCGGCACAATCAATTGGAGAACCAGGAACACAATTGACTTTACGAACTTTTCATGTTGGAGGAACAGCAGGAAATATTACGGAATCTTCACAAATAAAAGCAAAATATGAAGGAATCATAGAATTCGAAGATTTAAAATTGGTGGAAACAAAACAAAATTCTAATCAAATAGGAATAGTAGTTTCTCGAACTACGGAAATGAAACTATTCAATTTAAAAAAGTCATCTGTTTTAATGGCAAATAATATTCCTTATGGTGCTTGTTTGTATGTGAAACATGGAGCTCAATTAAAAATAGGAGACACAATTTGCAAATGGGATTTGTATAATGCAGTTATTGTTGCAGAATTTTCTGGAACAATATCTTACCAACATTTAGAGAAAGGAGTAACATATCAAGTAGAAATAGATGAACAAACTGGATTTCAAGAAAAAGTTATAACGGAAGTAAGAAATAAAAATTTGATCCCAACATTAAAAATTCTTAATGAAAAAAACGAGGAACTAAAAGTGTATAATCTTCCAGTTGGAGCTCATTTAATGGTAGAAAATGAAGAAAAAATAGATATAGGAAAAATATTAGTAAAGGTTCCAAGAAAAACAGCTAAATCAGGAGATATCACAGGAGGGTTACCTCGTTTATCTGAATTATTTGAAGCACGTAATCCATCTAATCCAGCTGTAGTATCAGAAATGGATGGAATAGTTAGTCATGGAAAAATAAAAAGAGGAAATAGAGAAATCATTGTAGAATCTAAAACAGGAGAAATTAGAAAATATTTAGTAAAATTATCTAATCAAATACTTGTACAGGAAAATGATTATGTAAAAGCAGGAATGCCATTATCAGATGGAGCAATCACCCCTAATGATATTTTAAATATAAGAGGCCCTAGAGCTGTTCAAGAATATTTAGTGAAAGAAATACAAGAAGTGTATCGTTTGCAAGGTGTAAAAATTAATGATAAACATTTTGAGGTTATTGTTTTACAAATGATGAGAAAAGTAGAAGTAATAGATGTAGGAGATAGCAAATTTTTAGAAGGGAATATAGAATATAAAGATGATTTTATAGAAGAAAATGATAGAATTTCTCAAATGAGAGTAGTAGAAGATTCCGGAGATTCTGAAACATTTAAAAATGGAGATATTATTAGTTACAGAGATTTAATAAATGAAAATACAGTTATAAAATATAAAAATAAAAAATTAATCAAAACTAGAAATGCAATTCCTGCTACGGCAAGGCCTATTTTACAAGGAATCACAAGAGCTGCATTACAAACCAAATCTTTTATTTCTGCAGCTTCATTTCAAGAAACAACAAAAGTTTTGAGTGAAGCAGCTATAAGTAGCAAAATTGATCATTTACATGGATTAAAGGAAAATGTTATTGTAGGACATAAAATTCCCGCCGGAACTGGATTGAGAGAATATGAATCCATTTTTACAGATATTTCGCAATGA
- the glnS gene encoding glutamine--tRNA ligase produces the protein MVIFVLKIESHIHFIEKIIEEDIKNGFPIEKIKFRFPPEPNGFLHIGHVKAICLNFELSEKYKCPINLRFDDTNPIGENKNFIDSIKKDILFLGFHWNYESYASDYFTQLYKWAIKLIKENKAYVDDQSQDIIQFQRKNPFERGIDSDYRNRSVEENLFLFEKMKNGFFGEGSCVLRAKINMSSSNMNMRDPIMYRILRKKHHRTGSQWCVYPTYDWTHGLCDYIEQISHSLCSLEFENRRPLYNWYLDQIFIENNNRIRPKQIEFSRLNLSHTITSKRKIQYLIEKKIIQYWDDPRILTISGLRRKGYTSVALKNFVHKIGITKRNNVIDISFLEFWIRKHLNKISTRVMVVLQPIKLVIDNYLNVTEWVEAENNPEDSNFGRRKVPFSKFLYIEKNDFLEKNEKNFFRLCIGKEVRLKNAYIIKANSIIKNYKGEIKEIHCTYDPKSKSGKKNQIEEKRRVKSTLHWVSIKHSFPIKINLYNPLFLKRNPNINFHKHINPKSKEEITGYAEPYLKKVKKGDHFQFQRIGYFYVDSKIINKKNTTIFNQTVSIKDQWKKIMK, from the coding sequence TTGGTTATATTCGTACTAAAAATAGAATCACATATACATTTTATAGAAAAAATTATAGAAGAAGATATAAAAAATGGATTTCCTATCGAGAAAATAAAATTTCGTTTTCCTCCAGAACCGAATGGATTTCTTCATATTGGGCATGTGAAGGCTATATGTTTAAATTTTGAGTTAAGTGAAAAATATAAGTGTCCAATTAATTTAAGATTTGATGATACTAACCCTATAGGAGAAAACAAAAATTTTATAGATTCTATAAAAAAAGATATCCTTTTTTTAGGATTCCATTGGAATTATGAAAGTTATGCATCGGATTATTTTACTCAACTTTATAAATGGGCTATAAAATTAATAAAAGAAAATAAAGCTTATGTAGATGATCAATCTCAAGATATTATACAGTTTCAAAGAAAAAATCCTTTTGAAAGGGGAATTGATAGCGATTATAGAAATCGATCTGTAGAAGAAAATTTATTTCTTTTTGAAAAAATGAAAAATGGATTTTTTGGGGAAGGGTCTTGTGTTTTAAGGGCTAAGATTAATATGAGTTCTTCAAATATGAATATGAGAGATCCAATTATGTATAGAATTTTACGAAAAAAACATCATAGAACAGGATCTCAATGGTGTGTTTATCCTACTTATGATTGGACACATGGTTTATGTGATTATATTGAACAAATATCTCATTCTTTATGTTCTTTAGAGTTTGAAAATAGACGCCCATTATATAATTGGTATTTGGATCAAATTTTTATTGAAAATAATAATAGAATCAGACCTAAACAAATAGAATTTTCAAGATTAAATTTAAGTCATACTATAACTAGTAAAAGAAAAATTCAATATTTGATTGAAAAGAAAATCATTCAATATTGGGATGATCCACGTATTCTAACAATATCGGGATTACGTCGTAAAGGATACACTTCTGTTGCTTTAAAAAATTTTGTTCATAAAATAGGAATTACAAAAAGAAATAATGTAATAGATATATCCTTTCTTGAATTTTGGATTAGAAAACATTTGAATAAAATATCAACTAGAGTTATGGTGGTATTACAACCGATTAAATTAGTTATTGATAATTATTTAAATGTTACAGAATGGGTAGAAGCAGAAAATAATCCCGAAGATTCTAATTTTGGAAGAAGAAAAGTTCCTTTTTCAAAATTTCTATATATAGAAAAAAATGATTTTTTGGAAAAAAATGAAAAAAATTTTTTTCGTCTTTGTATTGGAAAAGAGGTAAGGCTTAAAAATGCTTATATCATAAAAGCCAATTCTATAATAAAAAATTATAAAGGAGAAATAAAAGAAATACATTGTACATATGATCCCAAAAGTAAATCTGGAAAAAAAAATCAAATTGAAGAAAAAAGAAGAGTGAAAAGTACTTTACATTGGGTTTCTATAAAACATTCTTTTCCCATAAAAATTAATTTATACAATCCTCTTTTTTTAAAAAGAAATCCAAATATAAATTTTCATAAACATATTAATCCTAAATCAAAAGAAGAAATTACAGGTTACGCAGAACCTTATTTAAAAAAAGTAAAAAAAGGAGATCATTTCCAATTTCAAAGAATTGGTTATTTTTATGTAGATAGTAAAATTATCAATAAAAAAAATACTACTATTTTTAATCAAACAGTATCTATAAAAGATCAATGGAAAAAAATAATGAAATAA
- a CDS encoding bifunctional folylpolyglutamate synthase/dihydrofolate synthase, which translates to MNYTETVQWIFNRLPIYQNTGLKSYKPGLKRIQNFCYHLGNPQNFFKSVHVAGTNGKGSTVHMLSSILQEEKYNIGLFTSPHLIDFRERITYNGIFIEKDFVIDFINENKKFIEKEKISFFEMNTALAFQYFKYKKVNIAIIEVGMGGRLDSTNLIIPEISVITNISIDHTETLGNNQLKIASEKAGIIKKNVSVIIGRKISKEVRFLFLKEAFKKNAPIYFSTKSRKDYQYKIPFKVNYQDFNRNIVLKIIRILHYRKNIIVSNQSIKKGLKNVIKNTPFKGRWHILKQKNPRIICDIAHNENGIYMINKQLKKESYEKLHLVLGFVKEKKVDQLLKHFPIESFYYFCQPDIDRKYSIHDLTILVYKIFKQQDKITFFSSVKKAFLYAKSQANKNDLILISGSTFVVSEILNFFLTFE; encoded by the coding sequence TTGAATTATACAGAAACAGTTCAATGGATTTTCAATCGTCTTCCAATTTATCAAAATACAGGATTGAAATCATATAAACCAGGTTTAAAAAGAATACAAAATTTTTGTTATCATTTAGGAAATCCTCAAAATTTTTTTAAAAGTGTACATGTAGCAGGAACGAATGGAAAAGGATCTACAGTACACATGTTATCTTCTATTTTACAAGAAGAAAAATATAATATAGGTCTATTTACTTCTCCTCATTTAATAGATTTTAGAGAGAGAATAACCTATAATGGAATTTTTATAGAAAAAGATTTTGTTATAGATTTTATAAATGAAAATAAAAAATTTATAGAAAAAGAAAAAATTTCTTTTTTTGAAATGAATACAGCTTTAGCTTTTCAATATTTTAAATATAAAAAAGTAAATATAGCAATTATTGAAGTAGGGATGGGAGGACGATTGGATTCCACTAATTTAATTATTCCGGAAATATCTGTAATTACAAATATCAGTATAGATCATACAGAAACTCTTGGAAATAACCAATTAAAAATAGCCTCGGAAAAAGCTGGAATTATAAAAAAAAACGTATCAGTAATAATAGGGAGAAAAATATCGAAAGAAGTTCGATTCCTTTTTCTTAAAGAAGCTTTTAAAAAAAATGCTCCAATTTATTTCTCTACAAAATCTAGAAAAGATTATCAATATAAAATACCTTTTAAAGTAAATTATCAAGATTTTAATCGAAATATAGTATTAAAAATAATAAGGATTCTACATTATAGAAAAAATATCATAGTATCTAATCAATCAATAAAAAAAGGATTAAAAAACGTTATAAAAAATACTCCTTTTAAAGGAAGATGGCACATATTGAAACAAAAAAATCCTAGAATTATTTGTGACATAGCTCATAATGAAAATGGTATATATATGATAAATAAACAGTTAAAAAAAGAATCATATGAAAAATTACATTTAGTATTGGGTTTTGTAAAAGAAAAAAAAGTAGATCAATTATTAAAACATTTTCCTATTGAATCTTTTTATTATTTCTGTCAACCTGATATAGATAGAAAATATTCTATTCATGATTTAACAATATTAGTTTACAAAATATTTAAACAACAAGATAAAATCACTTTTTTTTCTTCTGTAAAAAAAGCTTTTTTGTATGCCAAAAGTCAAGCTAATAAAAATGATTTAATTTTAATTAGTGGGAGTACGTTTGTTGTATCTGAAATCTTAAATTTTTTTCTTACATTTGAGTAA